The genomic DNA CCCCACGATCGTGTCGCAGGCGACCGGTGGCTCGATCATCGGCGTGCTGTTCTTCGGGGCCCTCGTCTTCGCGGGGGTGACCTCGCTCATCTCGATCCTCGAGGTGATCGTGGCCGCCCTGCAGGACAAGCTCGGGTGGGGACGGGTGCGCACCACCCTCATCGTCTCCATCCCGCTCGCCGTCATCTCGATGGCCCTGTTCTCCACCACCACCGCGCTGTCGGTGCTCGACACCACCGACGCCTTCGTCAACGCCTTCGGCATCATGGCGGTCGCCCTCGTCGCGGTGATCGTGGTGGCGTGGGTGCTGCACAGGCTGCCGCAGCTGCAGGAGCACCTCAACCGGCGATCCAGCTTCCGGGTCGGGCTGATCTGGCGCCTGCTCGTGGGTGTGCTGGCCCCGCTCGTGCTCGGTTACCTGCTGATCACGGAACTCCTGACGAAGATCGCCGAGCCGTACAGCGGCTACCCTGGCTGGTTCCTCGGGGTGTTCGGCTGGGGCATGGTCATCGCGCTGGTGATCGGGGGAGTGCTGCTGTCGCTGGTGCCGTGGAGCAGGCGCTCCCGCGCCAAGGACGACGTCGGGTACGACGACTTCCTGGACCAGGAGGAGTACGCCGCCGACCCCGAGACGACGAGCATCGCCGTCCCGGCGGCGCAGACGAAGGGAGCGGGCGCATGACCACCACCGCGATCGTCATGATGATCATCGCCATGGTCACGGTGTGGGGCGGCCTCCTTGCGGCCGTGGTGAACCTCGCCCGTCACCCGGAGGTGGAGGACACGGAGCCGTCGGTCCCGGTCGAGCTCTGATCACCGACCCGATCGCATCGGGTCGGAATGGTCGGGTGCGCGGATGGGCGGCGGCGAGACGATGAGGGGGAAAGGAGGACCCCCGTGATCGGCACGCTCAACGCTCTGGTCGACCTCGTCGACGCAGACCGCGGTCAGGAGATCGACGTCGCCGCGTTCGCCCGTGCGCACGGCACCACCGAGTACCACCTGCGACGGATGTTCTCGGCGCTCGCCGGGATGCCGTTGACCGAGTATGTGCGGCGTCGTCGGATGACGCTCGCCGGCGCGGAGCTCGCCGCCGGCGCGCCGAGTCTGCTCGATGTCGCCGTTCGGCACGGTTACGGCTCGACCGAGGCGTTCGCCCGGGCGTTCCGCGCCGTGCACGGCATCGGGCCGGCGGACGCGCGTCGGCACGGGGGTCCTCTCCACACACAACCCACGCTCCGGTTCCGCCTGAGCGTCGAAGGGAGTACCCCGATGGATGTCACCATCACCCACCGTCCCGCGTTCGTCCTCGCGGGCCATGCCGCGGAGGTCCCGCTGATCCACGTCGGCGTCAATCCGCACATCCAGGCGCACATCGCCGCCATCCCGCCCGAGGAGCACGCGCGCCTCAAGGCCCTCGGGAACGAGGAGCCCGCAGGCATCCTCGCCGTGACCGCCGACATCGATCCGGATGCCCCGGAGGGGACGCCGCTGACGTACCTGCACGGGGTGGCCGTGCGCGCCGACACCGCGGTTCCCGACGACCTCGACGCCCTGCGCGTGGCGGAGGGCACCTGGGCCGTGTTCGGCGCGAGCGGACCCTTCCCCGAGACCCTGCAGAATCTGTGGGCGGCGACGGCGACCGAGTGGTTCCCGTCGAACCCGTGGCGGCTGCGGCCCGGGCCGTCGATCGTCCGCTACCGGGAATTCACCGGCGACACGGCCTCCTGCGAGCTCTGGCTCCCCGTCGAGCAGAGCTGACCGCCCATCGGGTCGGGCCCCTGGGGCTCGACCCGATGTCGGTGTCCCGTGGCACACTGACCGCACGACGTACCGAGAGGCGGGCCATGACGGCGATCGATCCCAAGAAGACGCTCGACGCGTATCAGGCGAAGCGGGGCGCCTTCCGTGTCCTCGAGGTGCCACCGCTGACCTATCTGATGGTCGACGGCGCCGGAGATCCGAACACCGCTCCGGCCTTCTTCGACGCGGTCGCGGCGCTCTACCCGCTGGCGTACACCCTCAAGTTCGCCAGCCGGGCAGAGCTCGGCGTCGATCAGGTCGTGATGCCCCTGGAAGGCCTGTGGCATGCGCCCGACATGGCGTCGTTCACCACCCGGCGCGACAAGTCGACCTGGCTCTGGACGCTCATGATCATGGTGGGCGATCACGTCACTCCCGCCCTGTTCGACCGCGCGGTCGAGACGGTCGCGGCGAAGAGCGCGAAGAAGGAGGAAGAGCTTCCGGCGCTGGCCGCCGTCCGGCGGGAGGTCCTCGACGAGGGCCTCTGCGTGCAGACGTTGCACATCGGGCCGTTCGACGATGAAGGACCCGTGCTCGAGGAGCTGCACGAGCGCTTCGTCCCGGAGAACGGGTTGCAGATGCGCGGACGGCACCACGAGATCTACCTCAGCGACCGCCGTCGGACGGCTCCGGAGAAACTGCGCACCATCCTGCGGCAGCCCGTCGAACGGATCACCTGAGCGCTGTCGCACCGGGGGTCCGGAAAGCAACCCCCTGATCGGGACGCGCCGCGGCGGATACTCTTCGAGCATGAGCACCGTCAAGCATGCGGCGCGCGTGGCGAAGGACTCCACCGCGTTCCGGCGGACCGCCCGCGCGGGATTCGTGGTCCTCGGCATCATCCACATCATCATCGGCGCGATCGCCATCACGATCGCGGCCGGCGGGTCGGGGGACGCCGACCAGGACGGCGCGATGGAGCAGGTGCGCAACAACCCCATCGGCGGACTGCTGCTGCTCGCGATCGCCGTGGGCCTCTTCGCGCTCGCCGTGTGGCAGGTGGCGAGCGGGTTCCTGGCCGCCGACCCCGCCGAGACGAAGAAGTGGGGCAAGCGCCTCAAGCTCTTCGGGATCTCGGGCACCTACCTGGTGATCGCCGGCCTCGCACTCGTCTACGCGGTGGGCGGCCGCGCGGAGTCCTCCGACGCGTCGAAGACCCTGAGCCAGGTGGTCCTCGCCGCACCGGGCGGGGTGGCCCTGCTCGTGGTGATCGGCCTCAGCGTCATCGGTGTCGGCATCGGCTTCATCATCGGCGGGATCATGCGCTCCTTCCGCAAGCTCATCGACGTGCCGACCGGAGCCGCCCGCGCCGGCGTGATGGCGCTCGGCGTCGTGGGCTACATCGGCAAGGGCATCGCGGTGGGGGTCACCGGCGTGCTGTTCGTGGTGGCGGCCGTGACGCAGGACCCGGAACGCGCCGCGGGTCTCGACGCCGCTCTGCACAGCCTCCTCAGTCTGCCGTTCGGCCGGCTCATCCTCGGTGCGGTCGGCGTCGGCTTCGCGCTGTACGGGGCCTTCTGCATCGCCCGCGCCCGCCTCGCCCGCATGTCCTAGCTTCCGCCGGGCACGACTTCGGAGATCGTCGCCGACACGTCGCTCGACGGTCCGGCAGCCCGGCGTGTCTCGCCCCGTCTCCGAAGCCGTGCCCGTCCGGAGCCGGGCCCCGGTCAGCCGGAAGATGGGAGACTGGAACGATGAGCGCTTCTCCCGGAGTCGACGTGATCACCCCGCTGACCGAGACCGAGGTGCAGCGGATCCGCGAGGACTTCCCGATCCTGCACACCCGCGTCCACGGTCACCCGCTGGCGTACCTCGATTCGGGGGCGACCTCGCAGCGTCCGGAGTCCGTGCTCGACGCCGAACGCCGCTTCGCCACCACGATGAACGCGGCCGTCCACCGCGGCGCCCACACGCTGGCCGCCGAGGCGACCGAGCTCTTCGAAGACGCCCGCAGCACCCTCGCCCGGTTCGTCGGCGCCGATGACGACGAGATCGTCTGGACCTCGAACGCCACCGAAGCGGTCAACCTCGTCGCCTACTCCCTCTCCAACGCCTCCCTCGGCCGGGGTGGCGCCGCGGCCGAGCCTCTCCGGCTCCGCGAAGGGGACGAGATCGTCACCACCGAGATGGAGCACCACGCCAACCTCATCCCCTGGCAGGAGCTCGCCGCGCGCACCGGGGCCACGCTCCGGGTCATCCCGCTCGACGACGACGGGGCCCTCCGTCTGGATGCGGCCGCGGAGATCATCTCGGAGCGCACGAAGCTCGTGGCCTTCACCCATGTGTCGAACGTGCTGGGCGTGATCAACCCCGTCGAGACCCTCGTCGCGCTGGCCAAGGAGGTCGGCGCCCTCACCCTGCTCGACGCCTGCCAGTCGGCTCCGCACCTCCCGCTGGACCTGCACGCGCTCGGCGTCGACTTCGCGGTCCTCTCCGGCCACAAGATGCTCGGCCCCACCGGAATCGGCGCGCTCTACGGCCGTTGCGAGGTCCTCACCGCGATGCCCCCGTTCCTCACGGGCGGTTCCATGATCACGACGGTGACCACGACCGCGGCCGAGTACCTGCCGCCGCCGCAGCGCTTCGAAGCGGGCACGCAGCGGGTGTCCCAGGCGATCGCGCTCGCCGCTGCCGTCGACTACCTCTCCGCGGTCGGCATGGAACGCATCGCCGCCCACGAGGCCGCGTTCGGGCAGCGTCTCGTCGAAGGACTCGGCGCGATCGACGGCGTGCGCGTCCTGGGCGCGGGCATCGAGCTGCCGCGGGTCGGTCTCGCGAGCTTCGACGTGGCCGGGATCCACTCGCACGACGTCGGGCAGTTCCTCGACGACCAGGGCATCGCGGTGCGCGTCGGTCACCACTGCGCGCAGCCCCTGCACCGTCGGCTGGGCGTGACCTCATCGACGAGGGCGAGCACCTACCTGTACACCACCGCGTCCGAGGTGGACGCCGTCATCGAGGCGGTCGCCGGGGCGATCGCGTTCTTCGGGAGGGGCGCATGAGCGACCTGCAGAGCCTGTACCAGGAGCTGATCCTCGACCACTCGCGCACGCCGCACGGATTCGGACTCCGCGAGGAGATCCCGGCCCAGTCGCATCAGCTCAATCCGACCTGCGGCGACGAGATCACGCTGCAGGTGCATCGCAGCGCCGACGGCGGCGTGGAGGCGATCGCGTGGGAGGGACACGGGTGCGCCATCTCCCAGGCCTCCGCGTCCCTGCTCGCCGAGCTCGCCGAGGGCCTCACCGTGGACGAGCTCGAGGTGCGGATCGCTGCCTTCCGCGAGGCGATGCGCTCCCGCGGCACGATCGAGCCGGACGAGGAACTGCTCGGCGATGCCGCGGCGCTCGGGGGAGTCTCGCGGTACGTGGCGCGCGTGAAGTGCGCCATGCTCGCCTGGGTGGCGGCGGAGGACGCGCTCACGCGCCTCTGACCGCGTTCGCCTCCCTCCTCGACGGGAATAGCATCCGCCGGCAGGCGTTGGCCCGAGCATGACAACTCTCGGAATCATCGGAGCAGGCAACATCGGCAGCCAGGTCGCGCGTGTGGCGGTGGCCAACGGCTATGACGTCGTGATCGCGAACTCGAGAGGGCCGGAGACCTTGGCCGATCTCGTCGCAGAGCTCGGGCCGCGCGCGAAGGCGGCGACGGCGGAGGAGGCGGCCGCCGCGGCCGACGTGGCCGTGGTGACGGTGCCGCTGCACGCGATCGATCAGCTTCCCGCCGCGCAGCTCGCCGGGAAGATCGTGCTGGACACGAACAACTACTACTTCGAGCGCGACGGGCACATCGAGGCCCTCGACAAGGGCGAGACCACCACGTCCGAGCTCGTGCAGGCGCAGCTCCCGGACTCGAAGATCGCCAAGGCGTTCAACCACATCTACGCCGCCGAGATCACCACCGACGGCACGCCGGCCGGTACGCCGAACCGTCGCGCGCTGGCCACGGCCGGGGACGACGCAGAGGCCGTGGCCTTCGTCACCCGCTTCTACGACGAGGCCGGTTTCGACACGGTCAACGTCGGCCCGCTCAGCGAGTCGTGGCGAGTCGAGCGTGACCGTCCGGCGTACGTCATCCGGCAGAACGCGGAAGAGCTGGCGGCGAACGTCGCGCGGGCGAACCGTCTGCCCTGACGCGGCGCGCGCCCCGGTCTGGGATACCAAACTTGGCCAATCCCGGGCCGGGGTGCGACAATGCCCGGATGGCGGGGGCTGTGGGGGTAAGCGGGGAACTCGAGTCGGTCAGGGTCACGAGGATCCTCCGGGATGACATCGTGCTGGGTCGGCGCGCGCCCGGTTCCCGGCTCGTGGAGCGGGATATCGCCGCCGAGCTGAATGTGTCCCGACTCCCGGTGCGGGAAGCCATCCGCACGCTGGTCGCGGAGGGCGTGGTCGTCGCACGGCCCCGGACGTGGGCCGTGGTGCGGGAGTTCACCCATGACGACATCCGCAACTTCGCGGAGGTGCGCGAGGCGATCGAGACCCTCATCTTCGTGTTCGCGGCCGAGCGCCACGACGCGAAAGGGCTCGCCCGGCTGCGCGAGGCGTACGAGCGCGAAGTCGCCGCGGCCCGGGCCGGCGACGCGGAGACCGCCCGGACGGCGGCCGCGGCGTTCCATGAGATCGCCGTCGACCTGGCGGGCAACGAGATGCTCGGCGAGCTCATCGCCGTGTTCCTGACGCGCCTGCGCTGGCTGTTCGGACAGCACGACGATCTGGAGGCGATGGCGGAGGAGCACCGCGTCATCCTCGAGGCCGTCCGCGCGCGCGATGTCGAGGCGCTGCGACGGATCGTGCCCGCGCACCTGGCGAGCGGGCACTCCGCGGCCGAACGGCGGCTGGCGCAGACGGCGACCACCTGAGCCGTCCGTCGGGAGAACGACCCCCGGACGCGCCGCGAGCGGTTGTATCCTTGTCCGGTCGGAGTCGGTCCGGTCTGTTCGCGCTGTCCTGGGGAGCGAGATGCGAAGTCTTGCTGTCGTCGTCGGGGGGATCCTCCTGCTCGGAGGTGCTGCGCTCCTGGTGGTGGCCGATCAGGAGCGCGCCGCCGGTGTCGCCGCCGTGAAGGCGGAGATCGCGCGGATCGAGCAGGTGCTCGCGGAGTCGCAGGCCGAGAACCTCGAACTGGCGGAGCGTCTCACCGCTCTGCGATCGCGCATCGCGGAGCAGGACGCCGAGCTGAACGACACGACGGGCTTCCTGCCGTGAGGCGCCGGGTGCTCGCGGTGACGGTGTCGGCGGCCGTGCTCGTCGCGGCGGCTGCCGTCGCACGATCCGACGCACTGGACCAGGAGCGCGCCGAGGCGGTGGCCGAGCTCTCCGTGCTGGCCGACCAGTCCTACGACGCCGCACAGCGCACCGACCACCTGTCCGGCGCTGTGGCGCAGGCCGAGCAGGACGCGGAGGATCGGGCTGCCGTGCTGGCGGTACGGCCGGCATTCCTGGAGGAGCTCTCGACGCTGGCCGCCGTCCTCCAGGGTGCGGACGGCAAGGTCGACACGGCGGCACACCTCGCGTCCGCCCGGTCCGCCCAGGAGACCGTGCGCGCCGAGCGCCATGACCCGGACACCGTGGTCGCGGCGACCGCGACGGTGGAGGCGCTCACGCAGAAGGTCGGCACCGAGGTCGCCGGATGGCAGGCGTCGCAGAGTGCCGGCCCCGGCGGGCCCGCATGGACGTCGAGCGGGCCGGACGGCTACGCGCGGGTGCGCGCCGCCCTCGACAGGGTCGGCGGCGGGGGCGTGGGGCTGTACGAGTCGTCGTCGTGCGCGGGCGGCACGGCACCGGCCTGTGCCAACAGCAACGGCTACATCAAGTACCGCGCCGACATCACCGGGTGGAGTGACGGACGCCTGAACTGGGCGATGGCGCATGAGCTGGCCCACATCTATCAGTTCCGCGTCTGGGGCTCCCTCACCTCCTCGGGCGCGTACGGGGCGATGTTCGGTGGCGACCCGGAGTTCCTCGCCAACTGCATGGCCGTGGTCCGCGGCTTCCCGGGGCGGTGGGCTGCTCCGGCGAGCAGCAGGCCTGGGCCTCGGGGATCTGGGTCGGCGTCGTCGGCTGAGCCGCAGTACGACGCGATGTCGGAGGCCTCCGGCATCCTGATCGGAGCCGTTCCGGCCGAGACTGCGCGGCATCGATACGGGTACGCTCGAGAGAAGGAGGTGCGGGTGGGACGGACTGCGGATGCCATCGCCGAAGGTGTCGCGATCGCGACGGCCGCTGCGCGCCTCGCCGTGAAGAATCACATCCTCATCGGCACCATCGCGGAGGACGGCGTCTTCGACCTCGACAAGTACGTCGAGGATGCGAGGGCTGCCCTCGGGGCGATGGCCGAGGAGTCGGAGGAGGCCGCCGCCACGGTCACCGCCCTGCGCAAGCGCGCCCGCGGCCGGCATTCCGATCCGGTCGGCACGCACGACTACCGTGACCGCGATGTGCGCAATCTCCGGCGGCGGGCCAAGCAGTCGCTCGGCGTCGCGCAGCGTCTGCGCGAGATGATGGACGACCGTGCCCGGCTGGAGAGCATCGTCGAGGAGGCGCGCGCGGCGGCCTGGGCCGACGTGCGGCACAACCTCGACCGCCGGCTGCGCGTCGAGGGCATGCGACCGGATCAAGACCCGGACTACGCGCGCATGCGGGAGGCACGCATGCAGGCTCTGCGCCTTGTCGATCTCCAGGCGCTCTCGTCGCAGCAGCGGGCCAAGGAGAAACGGCGGAAGAAGCAGGAGAAGGCGGCCGCGAAGGGGGAGTGAGGCCTCGTTTCGCTTTCCGGTCTCGTCTGTTGTAGGCTGGTCGTCGGCCCGCTGAGCGGTAAAGCACCGCGGGTCCTGCGCCTCTAGCTCAATGGATAGAGCATCTGACTACGGATCAGAAGGTTGGGGGTTCGAGTCCCTCGAGGCGCACACTGTGTTGAGACAGTACGAGAACCCCCGTCGCGGAAGCGGCGGGGGTTCTCGCTGTTCCGGGGCGAGTGCTCCGGTCAGAGCAGGCTGGTGATCGCCGGGTCGCGCTCGGCGAGGTCGGCCGCCGTGGCCATGATGGCGGTGCGCATCGCGGCCACCGCGACCGCGGGGGTGACGTCGGAGCGATGGGCGAGACTGATCGTCCGCGACATCGCCGGGTGGGCGAGGCGCGCCGACCGCAGCGCCGGGCGTTCGTAGAGCACCATCGCCGGGACCACTGCGACCCCGACGCCTCGTTCGACGAAGCGGAGCACCGCATCCATCTCCGCACCCTCCAGCGCGAGGGTCGGGGTGAGGTCGGCGGCGCGGAAAGCGGCGTCCATCGCGGCCCGCAGCTCATAACTCTCGTCGAACTGGATGAGCGGGAGGGTGGCGAGGTGCGCGAGGCTCACGGACGGGCCGTGGGTGACCGGAGGTGCGGCCGCCGATGAGATCACCACGAGCTCCTCGGCGAGGAGCGGAACGTGCGTGAGGCTGACCCCCGCGGGCACCGGTCCCTCGGACTGGGTGACGAGGGCGATGTCGACCGCCCCGACCGCGAGCTGCTCGACGAGCAGCCTTGAGCCGCCCTCGGTGAGGTGCAGATCGATGCCGGGGTGGGTGGCATGGAACGAGCTGAGGGCCTCCGCCACGAGGCTGATGCAGAGCGTGGGTGGGGCGCCCAGGCGCACGCGGCCGCGGCGGAGTCCGGCGAGTTCGGCCACCTCGTCGCGGATGGCGTCGGCCTCGGCGAGCATGCGCTGCGCATGGGGGAGGACCGTCTCGCCGGCGGCCGTCAAGGCGATGTGACCGCGCGCGCGATGGAACAGCTCGGCGCCGAGTTCCCTCTCGAGGGTCGAGATCTGACGGCTCAGCGAGGGCTGCGCGAGGTGGAGGTGCTCGGACGCGCGGGTGAAATGGCCGAGGCGGGCGACTTCGACGAACCCGCGGAGCTGCTCGAGGTTCATATCCATAGCGTACCCGCATGGTTTCCAGACGAACTATGCATTGGAGTTATTAGGATCGCCTAACTAGCGTCGAGAGCATGAA from Microbacterium paraoxydans includes the following:
- a CDS encoding methionine/alanine import family NSS transporter small subunit, giving the protein MTTTAIVMMIIAMVTVWGGLLAAVVNLARHPEVEDTEPSVPVEL
- a CDS encoding AraC family transcriptional regulator is translated as MIGTLNALVDLVDADRGQEIDVAAFARAHGTTEYHLRRMFSALAGMPLTEYVRRRRMTLAGAELAAGAPSLLDVAVRHGYGSTEAFARAFRAVHGIGPADARRHGGPLHTQPTLRFRLSVEGSTPMDVTITHRPAFVLAGHAAEVPLIHVGVNPHIQAHIAAIPPEEHARLKALGNEEPAGILAVTADIDPDAPEGTPLTYLHGVAVRADTAVPDDLDALRVAEGTWAVFGASGPFPETLQNLWAATATEWFPSNPWRLRPGPSIVRYREFTGDTASCELWLPVEQS
- a CDS encoding GyrI-like domain-containing protein; translation: MTAIDPKKTLDAYQAKRGAFRVLEVPPLTYLMVDGAGDPNTAPAFFDAVAALYPLAYTLKFASRAELGVDQVVMPLEGLWHAPDMASFTTRRDKSTWLWTLMIMVGDHVTPALFDRAVETVAAKSAKKEEELPALAAVRREVLDEGLCVQTLHIGPFDDEGPVLEELHERFVPENGLQMRGRHHEIYLSDRRRTAPEKLRTILRQPVERIT
- a CDS encoding DUF1206 domain-containing protein, which encodes MSTVKHAARVAKDSTAFRRTARAGFVVLGIIHIIIGAIAITIAAGGSGDADQDGAMEQVRNNPIGGLLLLAIAVGLFALAVWQVASGFLAADPAETKKWGKRLKLFGISGTYLVIAGLALVYAVGGRAESSDASKTLSQVVLAAPGGVALLVVIGLSVIGVGIGFIIGGIMRSFRKLIDVPTGAARAGVMALGVVGYIGKGIAVGVTGVLFVVAAVTQDPERAAGLDAALHSLLSLPFGRLILGAVGVGFALYGAFCIARARLARMS
- a CDS encoding cysteine desulfurase; translated protein: MSASPGVDVITPLTETEVQRIREDFPILHTRVHGHPLAYLDSGATSQRPESVLDAERRFATTMNAAVHRGAHTLAAEATELFEDARSTLARFVGADDDEIVWTSNATEAVNLVAYSLSNASLGRGGAAAEPLRLREGDEIVTTEMEHHANLIPWQELAARTGATLRVIPLDDDGALRLDAAAEIISERTKLVAFTHVSNVLGVINPVETLVALAKEVGALTLLDACQSAPHLPLDLHALGVDFAVLSGHKMLGPTGIGALYGRCEVLTAMPPFLTGGSMITTVTTTAAEYLPPPQRFEAGTQRVSQAIALAAAVDYLSAVGMERIAAHEAAFGQRLVEGLGAIDGVRVLGAGIELPRVGLASFDVAGIHSHDVGQFLDDQGIAVRVGHHCAQPLHRRLGVTSSTRASTYLYTTASEVDAVIEAVAGAIAFFGRGA
- the sufU gene encoding Fe-S cluster assembly sulfur transfer protein SufU — protein: MSDLQSLYQELILDHSRTPHGFGLREEIPAQSHQLNPTCGDEITLQVHRSADGGVEAIAWEGHGCAISQASASLLAELAEGLTVDELEVRIAAFREAMRSRGTIEPDEELLGDAAALGGVSRYVARVKCAMLAWVAAEDALTRL
- a CDS encoding NADPH-dependent F420 reductase, with the protein product MTTLGIIGAGNIGSQVARVAVANGYDVVIANSRGPETLADLVAELGPRAKAATAEEAAAAADVAVVTVPLHAIDQLPAAQLAGKIVLDTNNYYFERDGHIEALDKGETTTSELVQAQLPDSKIAKAFNHIYAAEITTDGTPAGTPNRRALATAGDDAEAVAFVTRFYDEAGFDTVNVGPLSESWRVERDRPAYVIRQNAEELAANVARANRLP
- a CDS encoding GntR family transcriptional regulator, whose protein sequence is MAGAVGVSGELESVRVTRILRDDIVLGRRAPGSRLVERDIAAELNVSRLPVREAIRTLVAEGVVVARPRTWAVVREFTHDDIRNFAEVREAIETLIFVFAAERHDAKGLARLREAYEREVAAARAGDAETARTAAAAFHEIAVDLAGNEMLGELIAVFLTRLRWLFGQHDDLEAMAEEHRVILEAVRARDVEALRRIVPAHLASGHSAAERRLAQTATT
- a CDS encoding LysR family transcriptional regulator; its protein translation is MDMNLEQLRGFVEVARLGHFTRASEHLHLAQPSLSRQISTLERELGAELFHRARGHIALTAAGETVLPHAQRMLAEADAIRDEVAELAGLRRGRVRLGAPPTLCISLVAEALSSFHATHPGIDLHLTEGGSRLLVEQLAVGAVDIALVTQSEGPVPAGVSLTHVPLLAEELVVISSAAAPPVTHGPSVSLAHLATLPLIQFDESYELRAAMDAAFRAADLTPTLALEGAEMDAVLRFVERGVGVAVVPAMVLYERPALRSARLAHPAMSRTISLAHRSDVTPAVAVAAMRTAIMATAADLAERDPAITSLL